The following proteins are encoded in a genomic region of Microbacterium sp. NC79:
- a CDS encoding ribose-phosphate diphosphokinase, with translation MAGKKKTVDLDREHDIAPGVEVKNKKRLVVVSGTAHPELAAAVAKHLGTELAPTEHRTFASGELYARFEVSVRGCDVFVVQSFEGAVNKQIMELLIMIDALKRASAKRITVVVPYFPYSRQDKKGRGREPISARLISDLMDTAGADRVMSVDLHAAQIQGFFDGPVDHLFAKPVLLDYFERTLSQDDRDKLTIVSPDMGRVRVADTWSDSLGAPLAIIHKRRDPKVANQVSVHEIVGSVAGRVCLLVDDMIDTGGTIVKAAEALKANGAERVIVAATHAIFSDPAATRLQSEAIDEVVVTDTVPLPAEKCFDGLTILPIAPLLARAIGEVFEDGSVTSMFDGAA, from the coding sequence ATGGCAGGCAAGAAGAAGACCGTTGATCTTGATCGTGAACACGACATCGCTCCCGGTGTCGAGGTAAAGAACAAGAAGCGCCTCGTTGTTGTCTCGGGTACCGCGCACCCAGAACTCGCTGCTGCCGTAGCAAAGCACCTCGGCACTGAACTCGCTCCGACCGAGCACCGTACCTTCGCTTCCGGTGAGCTTTACGCTCGTTTCGAAGTGTCTGTGCGTGGCTGTGACGTCTTCGTCGTGCAGTCATTCGAGGGTGCCGTTAACAAGCAGATCATGGAACTGCTGATCATGATCGACGCGCTTAAGCGGGCCTCTGCCAAGCGCATCACGGTCGTGGTTCCGTACTTCCCGTACTCCCGTCAAGACAAGAAGGGCCGCGGTCGCGAGCCGATTTCGGCACGACTGATCTCCGACCTGATGGACACCGCAGGCGCCGACCGCGTCATGAGCGTTGACCTGCACGCCGCGCAGATTCAGGGCTTCTTCGACGGCCCCGTCGACCACCTGTTCGCTAAGCCCGTTTTGCTCGACTACTTCGAGCGCACGCTGTCGCAGGATGACCGTGACAAGCTCACGATCGTGTCGCCCGACATGGGCCGCGTCCGCGTCGCTGACACGTGGTCAGACAGCCTTGGTGCGCCGCTCGCGATCATTCACAAGCGTCGCGACCCGAAGGTGGCCAACCAGGTTTCTGTGCACGAAATCGTCGGTTCCGTCGCGGGCCGTGTCTGCCTCCTCGTCGACGACATGATCGACACGGGCGGAACCATTGTGAAGGCTGCTGAGGCGCTGAAGGCCAACGGTGCAGAGCGCGTCATCGTCGCCGCCACCCACGCGATCTTCTCCGACCCGGCTGCTACCCGCCTGCAGAGCGAAGCGATCGATGAGGTTGTCGTCACCGATACGGTGCCGCTGCCCGCAGAGAAGTGCTTCGACGGCCTCACCATTCTTCCCATCGCACCGCTTTTGGCACGCGCCATCGGCGAGGTCTTCGAAGATGGCTCCGTCACCAGCATGTTTGATGGCGCGGCATAA
- a CDS encoding pseudouridine synthase, whose product MAMPSPLPVRDGVGATRLHLPMTGEWETIADYVVDRFGHMDPESLRRRFDRGEMVTTDGSAVSRDAKIGSHEWIWYYREPPVEREIPFEVELVHVDDDLVVIDKPHFLPTTPGGKFLQNSALVRMRNQLGNPDLSPIHRLDRATAGLLMFSARPETRGAYQLLFENRIVQKTYEAVSLAPDDFDGTQLAGREFPIVYRNHIEKVRQSVTVLVDTKPEANSETLIELIGVGESRGTDAGTRMIHTLLKPHTGRMHQLRVHLAALGAGILNDGFYPVLHPEVPDDFTRPLQLLARELDFIDPLSGEPRHFQSRRTLQEAPVVPQPAL is encoded by the coding sequence ATGGCCATGCCCTCCCCGCTTCCCGTTCGTGATGGGGTCGGCGCTACCCGCTTACACTTGCCGATGACGGGTGAGTGGGAGACGATTGCCGACTATGTTGTCGATCGTTTCGGCCACATGGACCCCGAGTCTCTCCGTCGCCGCTTCGACCGCGGCGAGATGGTGACGACCGATGGTTCCGCTGTCTCACGTGACGCGAAAATTGGCTCTCACGAGTGGATTTGGTACTACCGCGAACCGCCAGTGGAACGGGAAATTCCGTTCGAGGTTGAGCTGGTGCATGTCGATGATGACCTCGTCGTGATCGACAAACCGCACTTTCTGCCGACGACACCCGGTGGCAAGTTCCTGCAGAACTCCGCACTCGTGCGCATGCGCAATCAGCTTGGCAACCCCGACCTCTCCCCCATCCACCGCCTCGACCGGGCAACGGCGGGGCTGCTCATGTTTTCCGCACGACCCGAAACACGTGGCGCCTACCAGCTGTTGTTTGAAAACCGCATCGTGCAGAAGACGTACGAGGCGGTCTCGCTCGCGCCCGATGATTTTGATGGCACGCAACTGGCTGGCCGCGAGTTTCCGATCGTGTACCGCAACCACATCGAGAAGGTGCGGCAATCGGTGACGGTGCTCGTCGATACGAAGCCGGAGGCGAACTCAGAGACGCTGATCGAGTTGATCGGGGTCGGCGAGAGTCGCGGAACCGACGCAGGCACGCGCATGATCCACACCCTGTTGAAGCCCCACACCGGCCGCATGCACCAGCTCCGCGTGCACCTCGCGGCGCTCGGTGCCGGCATTCTCAACGACGGCTTTTACCCGGTGCTGCACCCCGAGGTTCCTGACGACTTCACCCGCCCGCTGCAGCTGCTCGCCCGCGAACTCGATTTCATCGACCCGCTATCGGGCGAACCGCGCCACTTTCAATCGCGACGCACCCTCCAAGAGGCACCCGTGGTTCCGCAACCCGCTCTCTAG
- the glmU gene encoding bifunctional UDP-N-acetylglucosamine diphosphorylase/glucosamine-1-phosphate N-acetyltransferase GlmU, with product MTENNLAIVVLAAGQGTRMKSRTPKVLHRIGGRTLVGHVLTTAQRLQATHVEVVVRHERDRVAASISETYPDVTIVDQDDVPGTGRAVQVALDALPADYEGDVLVLSGDVPLLDNDTLTALLDAHRSSGAAATLLSAILDDPTGYGRIIRDETGNVSRIVEQKDANEDEAAVGEINAGVYVFQASMLREYLPQVGMANAQGEMYLTDVIGLLRGAQKRISAAITNDLQVALGVNDRAQLAEAGDLLRRRIIRHWQREGVTIVDPASTWIDDDVTLAPDVTILPDTQLLGATTVAAGATIGPDTTLVDCEVGEDATVRRTDGTLAVIGARATVGPWSYLRPGTILGADGKIGTFVETKNTTIGEGSKVPHLSYVGDATIGRGVNLGAGAITANYDDIAKHRTEIGDEVHTGSHNVFVAPVSIGAGAKTGAGAVIRKDVPAGALALSVAPQRNVDGWVENNRQGTKAAAAAADARTSQKAADGRQEEDR from the coding sequence ATGACCGAGAACAACCTCGCCATTGTTGTGCTTGCTGCGGGCCAAGGAACGCGCATGAAGTCACGCACCCCCAAGGTGCTGCACCGCATTGGTGGGCGCACCCTGGTGGGGCATGTTCTCACGACCGCTCAGCGGCTGCAGGCAACGCACGTCGAAGTCGTGGTGCGTCACGAGCGCGACCGCGTGGCGGCGTCGATCTCCGAAACCTACCCCGATGTCACGATCGTTGACCAGGACGACGTGCCTGGTACGGGTCGCGCGGTTCAGGTGGCGCTTGACGCGTTGCCCGCCGACTACGAGGGCGATGTGCTGGTGCTCTCCGGCGATGTTCCGCTGCTCGACAACGACACCCTCACCGCGTTGCTTGATGCGCACCGCTCCAGCGGAGCTGCCGCCACGCTCCTGAGCGCGATTCTCGACGATCCGACCGGGTACGGCCGCATCATCCGCGATGAGACCGGCAACGTGTCCCGCATCGTCGAGCAGAAGGACGCCAACGAAGACGAGGCCGCCGTTGGCGAGATCAACGCCGGCGTGTACGTCTTCCAGGCATCAATGCTGCGTGAATACCTGCCACAGGTGGGTATGGCTAACGCGCAGGGCGAGATGTACCTGACCGATGTCATTGGCCTGCTGCGTGGCGCGCAAAAGCGTATCTCGGCCGCCATCACCAATGACCTGCAGGTAGCGCTCGGCGTGAACGACCGCGCACAGCTCGCCGAAGCTGGCGACCTGCTGCGTCGCCGCATCATCCGCCACTGGCAGCGCGAAGGCGTCACCATCGTTGACCCCGCCTCCACCTGGATCGACGATGACGTCACGCTAGCCCCTGACGTTACGATCCTCCCCGATACTCAACTGCTGGGTGCGACGACGGTGGCCGCTGGCGCCACGATCGGCCCGGACACCACGCTTGTCGACTGCGAGGTTGGCGAAGATGCGACGGTTCGTCGTACCGATGGAACCCTCGCGGTGATTGGCGCTCGCGCCACGGTTGGCCCCTGGTCATACCTTCGCCCCGGCACGATTCTCGGTGCTGATGGCAAGATCGGAACCTTCGTCGAGACGAAAAACACCACGATTGGCGAGGGCAGCAAGGTGCCGCACCTCTCCTACGTGGGCGACGCCACGATCGGTCGAGGCGTGAACCTCGGCGCCGGCGCGATTACCGCGAACTACGACGACATTGCGAAGCACCGCACCGAGATTGGTGATGAGGTGCACACGGGATCCCACAACGTATTTGTGGCGCCCGTTAGCATTGGAGCAGGAGCGAAGACTGGCGCTGGAGCCGTCATTCGCAAGGATGTCCCAGCCGGTGCCTTGGCACTCAGCGTTGCGCCCCAGCGCAACGTCGATGGTTGGGTCGAGAACAACCGACAGGGCACGAAGGCGGCTGCCGCTGCTGCCGATGCCCGCACCTCACAGAAGGCTGCAGATGGCAGGCAAGAAGAAGACCGTTGA
- a CDS encoding MetQ/NlpA family ABC transporter substrate-binding protein: MSRFFGHRRFVSALAAVAAVPLVVGLAGCATTPASDPATDDKVIKIGIVSDGDAQWAPFVEAAAEAGIEVELVNFGSYEQPNPALTEGELDLNQFQHIVYLATYNVNAKEDLVPIGATAIFPLGLYSKKYEDVADIPAGETVAVPDDASNQARALLVLQSAGLIELKSGGTIFSDLADVDTDKSKVKVTALEAALIPTSLPDVAAAIINNDFVADAGLSFADALAQDDPTDPNALPYVNIFAARADDAENETYLKLVEIFQTDKDVQAGLQESSGNVAVPLTTPVEDLVGSLKKVEADTKAQK; the protein is encoded by the coding sequence ATGTCCCGCTTTTTCGGCCACCGCCGTTTCGTTTCCGCCCTTGCCGCCGTTGCCGCGGTTCCGCTCGTTGTCGGTCTTGCCGGTTGCGCAACTACGCCCGCATCTGACCCCGCTACAGACGACAAGGTCATCAAGATTGGCATCGTCAGCGACGGTGACGCACAGTGGGCGCCGTTCGTTGAGGCGGCTGCGGAAGCCGGCATCGAGGTGGAACTGGTCAACTTCGGTTCTTACGAGCAGCCCAACCCCGCGCTGACCGAGGGTGAGCTTGACCTCAACCAGTTCCAGCACATCGTTTACCTCGCGACCTACAACGTGAACGCCAAGGAAGACCTGGTGCCGATCGGTGCCACCGCTATCTTCCCGCTTGGTCTGTACTCGAAGAAGTACGAAGACGTCGCCGACATTCCCGCAGGGGAGACCGTTGCCGTTCCCGACGACGCATCGAACCAGGCTCGCGCGCTGCTCGTGTTGCAGTCGGCAGGGCTCATCGAGCTGAAGAGCGGCGGCACGATCTTCAGCGACCTCGCTGATGTCGACACCGACAAGTCGAAGGTTAAGGTCACCGCCCTGGAAGCTGCCCTCATCCCGACCTCGCTGCCTGACGTGGCTGCCGCCATTATCAACAACGACTTCGTCGCTGACGCTGGCCTGTCGTTTGCTGACGCGCTCGCTCAGGATGACCCGACCGACCCCAACGCGCTGCCGTACGTCAACATCTTCGCGGCCCGCGCCGACGACGCTGAAAACGAGACCTACCTCAAGCTCGTTGAAATCTTCCAGACCGACAAGGACGTCCAGGCGGGCCTGCAGGAGTCGTCAGGCAACGTCGCCGTGCCGCTGACCACGCCGGTCGAAGACCTCGTCGGATCCCTGAAAAAGGTTGAGGCCGACACCAAGGCACAGAAGTAA
- a CDS encoding 4-(cytidine 5'-diphospho)-2-C-methyl-D-erythritol kinase, whose amino-acid sequence MTISPTPDAVRVRAPGKVNLVLAVGELEEDGYHQLATAFQALSLTEEITATSADGISVSVSGTIDHAGVPLDESNLAFKAAQLLQERTGVTTGVHLSIHKGVPVAGGMGGGSADAAAALVACDALWGTNLSQAELHALAAELGADVPFSLQGGTAMGTGRGDELSPMLSQGRFDWVLVTNAEGLSTPRVYGELDAIRARLRADLPVVPVQPQLSTSLFHALRAGDAVRLADALHNDLQQAAIALRPELADVIELGLREGALAGIVSGSGPTIALLCASPESAIDVQVAMIAAGYDSFHAHGPVAGTRIVSTV is encoded by the coding sequence GTGACCATTTCTCCGACTCCCGATGCCGTGCGCGTTCGCGCGCCAGGCAAAGTCAATCTGGTGCTCGCCGTTGGTGAGCTAGAGGAAGATGGCTATCACCAACTTGCCACCGCGTTTCAAGCGTTGTCGCTGACAGAAGAGATCACGGCAACGAGTGCGGATGGCATTTCGGTATCGGTGAGCGGAACCATCGATCACGCAGGTGTGCCGCTGGATGAATCCAATCTGGCATTCAAAGCAGCACAGCTCTTGCAGGAGCGCACGGGAGTAACCACCGGGGTACATCTGAGTATTCACAAGGGTGTGCCTGTTGCTGGCGGCATGGGCGGTGGTTCCGCTGATGCGGCCGCTGCACTCGTTGCCTGCGACGCGCTGTGGGGCACGAATCTGTCCCAGGCAGAACTCCACGCGCTCGCGGCAGAACTCGGTGCCGACGTGCCGTTTAGCCTGCAGGGCGGAACGGCCATGGGCACCGGTCGCGGTGATGAGCTCAGCCCGATGCTCTCGCAGGGCCGTTTTGACTGGGTGCTCGTTACGAATGCTGAGGGGCTGTCAACGCCGCGCGTGTACGGCGAACTTGACGCCATTCGTGCGCGCCTGCGCGCCGACCTTCCCGTGGTTCCGGTGCAACCGCAACTGAGTACCAGCCTGTTTCACGCCCTCCGTGCGGGGGATGCTGTGCGACTGGCTGACGCTTTACACAACGATTTGCAGCAGGCAGCGATCGCCCTGCGCCCGGAGCTCGCCGACGTGATTGAACTCGGTCTACGCGAGGGCGCACTCGCCGGTATTGTGTCCGGCTCAGGGCCGACGATCGCGTTGCTGTGTGCGAGCCCCGAGTCTGCCATTGACGTCCAGGTTGCGATGATCGCGGCCGGATACGACAGCTTCCACGCGCACGGCCCGGTCGCTGGCACCCGCATCGTTTCAACCGTGTAA
- a CDS encoding methionine ABC transporter ATP-binding protein — translation MSIVTLTNVSRHYPARTTGAADVVAVDNVSLAIEKGDVYGIIGYSGAGKSTLVRLINALEPTTSGTITVDGTDITALSERELRRVRGGIGMIFQQFNLFAGRTVRANIAYPLKLAGWKKTDIAARVEELLAFVGLSDKAGAYPEQLSGGQKQRVGIARALATRPAILLADEATSALDPQTTHEVLDLLRRVNREQGVTIVVITHEMDVIQTLATKVAVMENGRIIEQGDVFEVFSNPQHPASQRFVGTVIKGVPSPAEAAALADRHTGRLVTFSFRDGDSAQARVFLDLAAAGLDFELVYGGINDIRGRAFGNLTLAIRGDDAAIDRTLALIDERMTVTELDEQGAR, via the coding sequence ATGTCTATCGTCACCCTCACGAACGTTTCGCGACATTATCCCGCCCGCACAACGGGCGCGGCTGATGTCGTCGCCGTCGACAATGTTTCCCTCGCCATCGAAAAGGGCGACGTCTACGGCATCATCGGATATTCCGGTGCCGGAAAATCGACGCTCGTCCGCCTGATTAACGCGCTGGAGCCGACAACGAGCGGAACCATCACCGTCGATGGCACCGACATCACGGCTCTCAGCGAGCGTGAGTTGCGCCGCGTGCGTGGCGGTATCGGCATGATCTTTCAGCAGTTCAACCTGTTTGCCGGTCGCACGGTGCGCGCCAACATCGCCTACCCGCTGAAGCTTGCCGGGTGGAAAAAGACCGACATCGCGGCACGGGTTGAAGAGCTTCTCGCTTTCGTTGGCCTCAGTGATAAAGCGGGGGCGTACCCGGAACAACTCTCCGGTGGGCAGAAGCAGCGCGTCGGTATTGCCCGTGCGCTCGCGACTCGCCCCGCGATTCTCCTGGCCGATGAAGCCACCAGCGCGCTCGACCCTCAAACCACACACGAAGTGCTCGATCTGCTGAGGCGCGTCAATCGTGAGCAGGGCGTCACGATCGTGGTCATCACTCACGAGATGGACGTCATCCAAACCCTCGCCACCAAGGTCGCCGTGATGGAGAATGGGCGCATCATCGAGCAGGGTGACGTCTTCGAGGTGTTCTCCAACCCGCAACACCCGGCATCGCAGCGCTTCGTCGGCACTGTGATCAAGGGTGTTCCGTCGCCCGCAGAGGCCGCAGCCTTGGCTGATCGGCACACCGGCCGTCTCGTGACGTTCTCTTTCCGTGACGGTGACTCCGCCCAGGCCCGCGTCTTCCTCGACCTGGCAGCAGCCGGCCTCGACTTCGAGCTGGTCTACGGCGGCATTAACGACATTCGTGGTCGCGCGTTCGGCAACCTCACGCTCGCCATCCGGGGCGATGACGCAGCCATCGACCGCACCCTCGCACTGATCGACGAACGCATGACGGTCACGGAACTCGATGAGCAGGGAGCACGCTGA
- a CDS encoding MarR family transcriptional regulator, producing the protein MTEETDEVDRIVGAWGAQRPDLDFSPLEVLSRVDRLSRHLDRARREAFRRSDLESWEWDVLSALRRAGEPFHLSPKQLLQQTLVSSGTMTNRIDRLVGRRLVRRESDPGDGRGVIVVLTEDGRVRVDAAITRLVDAEAILLASLSNSERDRLATLLRKLVIEFDHLS; encoded by the coding sequence GTGACGGAAGAAACCGACGAGGTTGATCGAATTGTGGGCGCGTGGGGCGCTCAGCGACCCGACCTCGATTTCTCTCCACTCGAGGTTCTCTCCCGCGTCGACCGGCTGTCGCGGCACCTGGATCGGGCACGTCGCGAGGCGTTTCGCCGCAGTGATTTGGAGAGCTGGGAATGGGATGTGCTTTCCGCCCTCCGGCGTGCCGGAGAACCATTTCACCTGAGCCCGAAGCAGTTACTGCAGCAGACGCTGGTGTCTAGCGGAACCATGACAAACCGCATCGACCGGCTTGTTGGCCGCCGGCTGGTGCGTCGCGAGTCTGATCCCGGCGATGGTCGTGGCGTCATTGTGGTGCTTACGGAGGATGGCCGGGTCCGCGTGGACGCCGCCATCACCCGCCTTGTCGATGCCGAGGCGATTTTGCTTGCCTCGCTGTCAAACAGCGAACGTGACCGCTTGGCAACCTTGCTTCGCAAACTCGTGATCGAGTTCGATCACCTCTCCTGA
- a CDS encoding aldo/keto reductase: MTHPRLNLSTPDTHRPYVAAEGRFNNTYYRRVGNSGLYLPPISLGLWWNFGDNVPFDNQRALMRHAFDNGILHFDLANNYGPPYGSAETNFGRMMREDFAPYRDELIISSKAGWDMWQGPHGDFGSRKYILSSAEASLTRMGLDYVDIFYSHRVDPDTPVEETIGALDTLVRQGKALYVGISSYSAERTAEAKAVARSLGTPLVIHQPSYSILNRWVEGGLTETLEAEGMGAIAFTPLAQGYLTDKYLGTGPADRNVKRGSLADDISEEGREALRALNAIAQERGQSLAQMALQWVLRNPVVSSALIGASRPSQLDENIKALDAAPFDDAELAAIDALSDSIDVNKWAVSSDL, from the coding sequence AATCTGAGCACACCAGACACGCACCGTCCGTATGTCGCAGCCGAGGGGCGCTTCAATAACACCTACTACCGTCGCGTTGGTAACAGCGGCCTGTACCTGCCGCCGATTTCGCTCGGACTGTGGTGGAACTTCGGCGACAACGTCCCGTTCGACAACCAGCGCGCGCTGATGCGCCATGCGTTCGACAACGGCATCTTGCACTTCGACCTCGCCAACAACTACGGCCCGCCGTATGGTTCCGCAGAGACCAACTTCGGCCGCATGATGCGCGAAGACTTTGCGCCATACCGTGATGAGCTCATCATCTCGTCGAAGGCCGGCTGGGATATGTGGCAGGGGCCGCACGGCGACTTCGGTTCGCGCAAGTACATTCTCTCCAGCGCCGAAGCATCGCTTACGCGCATGGGCCTCGACTACGTCGACATTTTCTACTCGCACCGTGTTGACCCCGATACTCCGGTGGAAGAAACCATTGGCGCCCTTGACACGCTGGTACGCCAGGGCAAGGCACTCTATGTGGGAATCTCGTCGTACTCGGCCGAACGGACAGCCGAGGCGAAGGCGGTGGCCCGATCGCTCGGCACGCCACTCGTGATTCACCAGCCGTCATACTCGATCTTGAACCGCTGGGTTGAAGGCGGCCTCACCGAGACCCTGGAGGCCGAAGGGATGGGAGCCATCGCCTTTACGCCGCTCGCCCAGGGGTACCTCACAGACAAGTACCTCGGCACGGGACCCGCTGACCGCAACGTGAAGCGCGGCTCGCTGGCCGATGACATTTCAGAAGAGGGTCGCGAAGCGCTGCGCGCGCTGAACGCGATCGCACAGGAGCGCGGGCAAAGCCTCGCGCAGATGGCGCTGCAGTGGGTGCTTCGCAACCCTGTCGTATCGTCCGCATTGATTGGTGCTTCGCGCCCATCGCAACTGGACGAAAACATCAAGGCCCTCGATGCCGCGCCGTTCGACGACGCCGAACTCGCCGCGATTGACGCGCTCAGCGACTCGATCGACGTCAACAAGTGGGCGGTGTCGTCAGACCTGTGA
- a CDS encoding methionine ABC transporter permease, translating into MDRLIELQPEFWKAALETLYMTSFALVMGGILGMAWGVMLYVSRPGGIMPNRPISVIVNTIINFFRPIPFVIFIAAISQPLARMVIGTGIGVNAGAFAIGLAASFAIGRIVEQHLVSVPQGVIEAARSMGAGPWRILFTVAIPEALGPLILGYTFVIVALIDMTAMAGLIGGGGLGAFAQVYGFRQFEPTVMWAAIFLIVAFVHIVQLLGNRLARKVMRR; encoded by the coding sequence ATGGATCGCCTGATTGAACTGCAGCCCGAGTTTTGGAAGGCAGCACTCGAAACCCTCTACATGACGAGCTTCGCGCTCGTGATGGGCGGGATTTTGGGCATGGCTTGGGGCGTCATGCTCTATGTGTCGCGTCCGGGCGGCATCATGCCGAACCGCCCCATCAGCGTGATCGTGAACACGATCATCAACTTCTTCCGCCCCATCCCGTTCGTCATCTTTATCGCCGCGATCTCACAGCCGCTCGCGCGCATGGTGATCGGTACCGGCATCGGGGTCAACGCCGGCGCGTTCGCGATCGGCCTTGCCGCGTCGTTCGCGATCGGCCGCATCGTCGAACAGCACCTGGTTTCGGTGCCGCAAGGTGTGATTGAAGCCGCACGCTCGATGGGGGCAGGGCCATGGCGAATCCTGTTCACCGTGGCGATTCCCGAAGCCCTCGGCCCGCTGATCCTCGGCTACACGTTCGTGATTGTCGCGCTGATCGACATGACGGCGATGGCTGGTCTCATCGGCGGCGGTGGGCTCGGCGCCTTCGCTCAGGTCTATGGCTTCCGTCAGTTTGAGCCCACGGTGATGTGGGCGGCAATCTTCCTCATCGTCGCCTTCGTGCACATCGTGCAGCTGCTCGGCAACCGTCTCGCCCGCAAGGTCATGCGCCGCTGA
- a CDS encoding ABC-F family ATP-binding cassette domain-containing protein, with product MAHLLGAEALHLEFPTKVVFDSVTLGINEGDRIGIVGRNGDGKSSLLAMLAGVLEPDSGRVTVRGGVRIGVLTQQDMLDDDETVSNAVVGDRPEYEWAGDARIRDVIDGLLRDIAWDARIGDLSGGQRRRVALAHLLSGDHDVMFLDEPTNHLDVEAIAWLAQHLKRRWPANSGGLLIVTHDRWFLDEVANYTWEVHDRIVEPFEGGYAAYILQRVERDRQASTIEAKRQNLARKELAWLRRGAPARTSKPKFRIDAANELIADVPEIRNKTELASLAVSRLGKDVVDLIDAGVSFGDKTVLRDIEWRLAPGERTGILGVNGAGKSTLLGLISGTTKPTAGSVKRGKTVQVRTLTQRMDELDPHLNDPVRVVISGLRTSYTFGSGSKATELSPGQLLERMGFSSAQLSTPVKDLSGGQKRRLQLLLILLDQPNVLILDEPTNDLDTDMLAALEDLLDSWPGTLIVVSHDRYFLERVTDQQYAILGQRLRHLPNGVDEYLKLREAEDRAAASATAAGAAPASSAATPALSGKQAREAEKEMASLERRFQKLRSQAQTARAALADMDQGDYQALGNKMTEISHIEAEADDLEMAWLELAEKLG from the coding sequence ATGGCGCACTTGCTTGGGGCTGAAGCCCTCCACCTAGAATTTCCGACCAAAGTCGTGTTCGACTCCGTCACCCTCGGTATCAACGAGGGCGACCGTATCGGCATCGTGGGTCGCAACGGCGACGGCAAGTCGAGCCTGCTGGCGATGCTCGCCGGTGTGCTTGAGCCTGACAGCGGTCGCGTGACCGTTCGCGGTGGCGTGCGCATTGGCGTGCTCACCCAGCAAGACATGCTCGATGATGACGAGACCGTGAGCAATGCTGTCGTCGGAGACCGCCCCGAGTACGAGTGGGCGGGTGACGCCCGCATCCGCGATGTGATTGATGGGCTCCTTCGCGACATTGCGTGGGACGCGCGCATCGGCGACCTCTCTGGCGGTCAGCGCCGCCGGGTGGCGCTTGCGCACCTGCTCAGCGGCGATCATGACGTGATGTTTCTTGACGAGCCGACGAACCACCTCGACGTTGAAGCCATCGCATGGCTCGCCCAGCACCTCAAGCGTCGCTGGCCAGCCAACTCCGGCGGCCTGCTCATCGTGACGCACGACCGTTGGTTCCTTGATGAGGTAGCCAACTACACGTGGGAGGTGCACGACCGCATCGTCGAACCGTTCGAGGGCGGCTACGCTGCGTACATTCTGCAGCGTGTTGAGCGTGACCGTCAGGCATCGACGATCGAGGCCAAAAGGCAAAACCTCGCCCGCAAGGAGCTCGCCTGGTTGCGGCGTGGGGCTCCGGCTCGCACCTCAAAGCCAAAGTTCCGTATTGATGCGGCCAACGAGCTGATCGCCGATGTTCCGGAGATTCGAAATAAGACAGAGCTCGCCTCACTGGCGGTTTCGCGCCTCGGAAAAGACGTTGTTGACCTCATCGATGCCGGTGTCAGCTTTGGTGATAAGACAGTGCTGCGCGATATCGAATGGCGTCTGGCGCCGGGGGAGCGCACCGGAATCCTCGGTGTCAACGGTGCAGGTAAATCAACCCTGCTTGGTCTGATTTCCGGAACCACGAAGCCGACCGCAGGTTCCGTCAAGCGGGGTAAAACCGTGCAGGTGCGCACCCTGACGCAGCGGATGGATGAACTCGACCCGCACCTCAACGACCCGGTACGCGTCGTCATCAGCGGCTTGCGTACGAGCTACACGTTCGGCTCGGGTTCGAAAGCGACCGAGCTCTCGCCCGGCCAACTCCTGGAGCGGATGGGATTCTCCAGCGCACAGCTCTCGACCCCGGTGAAAGACCTGTCTGGTGGGCAGAAGCGTCGCCTCCAGTTGCTGCTGATTCTGCTCGACCAGCCGAACGTGCTGATCCTGGATGAGCCGACCAACGATCTTGACACCGACATGCTCGCGGCCCTGGAAGACCTTTTGGACTCGTGGCCTGGCACCCTCATCGTCGTCTCGCACGACCGGTACTTCCTGGAGCGCGTCACCGACCAGCAGTACGCAATCCTTGGTCAGCGACTCCGGCACCTGCCGAATGGTGTTGATGAGTACCTGAAGCTCCGTGAAGCGGAAGACCGCGCCGCAGCGTCTGCCACCGCCGCGGGAGCCGCACCAGCGTCGTCAGCGGCGACACCCGCATTGTCTGGCAAACAGGCACGGGAGGCCGAAAAGGAAATGGCCTCGCTGGAACGCCGCTTCCAGAAACTGCGCAGCCAGGCGCAGACCGCCAGGGCGGCCCTTGCAGATATGGACCAGGGCGACTACCAGGCGCTTGGCAACAAGATGACTGAAATCTCCCATATCGAGGCGGAAGCCGACGATTTGGAGATGGCCTGGCTGGAGCTCGCAGAGAAGCTCGGGTAG